A part of Dreissena polymorpha isolate Duluth1 chromosome 13, UMN_Dpol_1.0, whole genome shotgun sequence genomic DNA contains:
- the LOC127854808 gene encoding uncharacterized protein LOC127854808 gives MFAVVSIRCLAVLAMFVLIQEGCALKCYTCISWNNTDCGQTFNLQGANAKAALTECQGSNAACRKVVIRDTHKHFEITTRDCYVMRFNVTMEKLKCTDLMISGESCYCNTDGCNSQTANVASLAVVFTSLIMFFDFNY, from the exons ATGTTTGCAGTAGTATCAATACGATGCCTTGCAGTTTTGGCTATGTTCGTCCTTATACAAGAGG GATGTGCGCTGAAGTGTTACACCTGCATAAGCTGGAACAACACCGACTGTGGCCAAACCTTCAACTTGCAAGGAGCGAATGCGAAGGCAGCCTTGACGGAATGCCAAGGATCGAACGCCGCCTGCCGGAAGGTGGTCATACGAGATACACACAAAC ACTTCGAAATAACGACCAGAGACTGTTACGTGATGAGGTTCAATGTTACCATGGAGAAGCTCAAGTGCACAGACCTCATGATCAGCGGAGAGTCTTGTTACTGTAACACCGATGGATGTAACAGCCAGACTGCCAACGTTGCATCACTGGCTGTTGTTTTCACCTCCTTGATTATGTTTTTCGATTTCAACTATTaa